Sequence from the Chanodichthys erythropterus isolate Z2021 chromosome 12, ASM2448905v1, whole genome shotgun sequence genome:
gatttatattttaagaaCAAGCTTTTACTTGAAAAGATTTTAAAGGAGAAACAAATTCAAGAGTGCCCAAACTTCTGCCTATCGGTGTAGTCGAGCTAATTCTTGATACGCAGACAaaatatatgtctatatatctgaaatttttatattattcatGTGACAAGCAGATTAGAGACATAACAAGCactgatttatttaaatagatgaaactttaaaaaaaaaaaagtttaacaaaaacatcactccaaaaacagtaacaaagaaaatgaatttgttctctCGCTGGAAGACATTTCAGaggtgtgtttttatatatattttctaaaatgtGGAACAAAAGAACAAGAAATGCAAAAGAAATGTGTTGACAATGTTCATCAAACCCTGTGTATTGATCACACTCCTTTTTTAACAACATGTATTACCCTGGACTGGGTGACCTCCAACATATATAAACTCTTGAGGCTTTCTGAATTCAACAATTTAGAGGAAAAAAGGCTTAGAAAAGAACTCTTCATTGTCTTAGGGACATTAGTGGCAGTATCTTAAACATCTGTGTTTCCAGGGTTAATTACATCTGTTGGTCATTTTCAAACCTAATGCAAAAGCAACAACAGCACCTGTTTGGAAACTTTTCAGCTAAGTGCATGAGGAGAACCTTTTAACATAAGTTAAACACAAAAATCGCCAATCCCCACACAGGCATATTTTCACTTTGACAATCTTCTGTAAGGCACTACCTGGACCGCCTATCCTTCTTGGCCCTATCTGCACTTTTTTCCATAGTCTTTTCACTGTCACCCCTGCATTTGGGGCAATACCATTTACCCTTAGGCTTGTAGGTGAGTCCAACACAGGAAAAATGGAACCACTCAATAGGACATTGCTCATTGTCGCAGCCAATCATCTCACCATAGGACACCTGTTCACAGAGGCAGTAGGTGGGCTCGTTGGGATCGATGGTGAACTCCACTGGCGACGCTTCTCGCTCCTGCTTGGCCTTGGAGCGCTTCTTCTTCTTGGCCGACTTGGACTTTTTCTCACGGGGCTGCTGCGGAGGCTCTTCTCCCAGGTCCTCCAGGGCACCATTGGCACAAGTGTCACGGCTCTCGCTGTTGCGCTGACGTCTGGGTCGCCGTGCCGAAGAGCGCTCGGGCATAACGTTTGCGGAGGTGCTCGCGGGGTCATGCCTCACCTTCTCCGCCGGTCGTTCTGTGTCTCCCGGCTCCAAGAAGCAGGGCGAGTGGGCCTCGATCTGACGCGAGCGGTTTTCCACAACCTCCATCATCTGTGTGACCACATGGATTTTCTCATCTCCCAGCTCCTGACTGCTGATGAGCGCCCGCTGCAACTGAATCTGCAGCCGCTTGCGCTGCCCACTGTCAGTCTCCTTTTTGTACTTATCATAGATCTCATCCACCTCCTTGAGGACCTCTGAGTGGCACAGGAAAAAAGGAGAAAGATTAAGTGAGGTCGCCGCACACATTTTACAAAGCCAAGCTTTATCATACTAAAGctgggcacacatttaacgactagctaaaacgttctaagactgtgctcaacacacagcgattgtttccttcgactgaagcatatttaaatacttacagacggaatttgaacaccgactgtaatcgccgTCTGAACACGTTTGAGCACGATCATCGGACTTACAATCATTAAGTGCGCGGCTTAAGTATGAAGCCCATTTTCACCACATAAGGGGGaaaaatcatgctttggtaaattctaattaaaattaaaacgtAATAATTATGTGATTaaaaagttgattttttttactGTCATAAATGTGAcaaattaataatgaaaattgaCAAACTAAGTCATCATTATGACATACTATTAATTCAAATGACAACAGTTTGTCAACATTTGTGactctggaccacaaaaccagtcataagtcatgtgtgtatttgtagcaatagccaaaaaaacattgtaagagtcaaaattatagatttttcttttatgccaaaaatcattaggatattaagtaaagatcatgttccatgaagatattttgtaaattccctaccataaatatatcaaaaatgtatttttgtgagtggatatgcattgctaaggactttgtctggacaactttaaaggtgatattctcaatattttgattttcttgcaccctcagattccagattattatttttatttttttgtatctcTACCAAATATTTCCTAACAAACCATAAATCAAtgtaaagcttatttattcagctttcagatgatgtataaatctcaattacaaaaatatatatatatacccttatgactggttttgtggtcctgGGTCACATTTAGACTTTTATGACTTCCAAAGTCATAGTAGTATGTCATAAATTCGACTATTTATGTActaaatattactttttaagtcataatgTCGACTTAGCATGTCATATTTATGATTTACAAAAGCATTATGTTTTCCTTATGTGGTGGATATGAAATTCAACATAATACAGGTGATTGTTTGGTATTCGCGATGCATGCCAGGGTTGCTCGGGTTCTTCCTCTGCCGCTGTGGAACAAAAACATACAACCAGCCTACCTGCCCGAGCGTACTGCACCTCGGTAttatcaaaatatgaggaactAAACGGCGCTTTGTAACGTGAATGAATCGTTTCCCGTtgaatataaataatgtttctcGGTAACCTTCATTTgcaaactgtaaaataaaaactcGAAAGCTTTACGAGGCGTCGGCATCGAGCTGTAGATGTTTCGGCTACATGCGAACAAAACACACGCCGCTGAAAGCACCATTACGTCGATACTATGGCAACTAAAGCGATGCGTTAAGAAGGAGCACAGCCAAACAACAGTACAGAGTATGCACTAGTCAAAATGGCTGATCACTGGGGCTAGGATAGTGTTGCTGGAACAAACATAGTTGAATGTGCTAAAGACAAAATACAACTAAAACACAGCGGGCGTGGACAGCATTGGAAGCACCGATAAAACgtttaataaaatgtgttttatgttcCTGTAAAGAAACGAAACGAAGCCGGTCAACACAGGGTGAAGTACACACGATGTAAATGTGcataaatatacattatatcGTACTGGCACCTTTTACAAATGTTTCGCTTACCTTGATACTTGGTGTCGATCTCTCGTAACAATGAAACATTCCTCTGTATATCCAAAGGCAGCGATTCGACACATTCCAAATAATCCTCCACGTAGTTGACAAGCTGCGATTTTTCCACGTTTGGATAATGCCCTAACATGATGATAGTAATGCATCAAGCAGCTATGCGCCTTTTCGAGAAGAACTGCGGCTTACAAATTGGTGCTTTTCACACATAGGttcctttaaaaatgtattagttggCAACCTTGTATAGAGAGCCACTCTTTCCGGACAAATTCAGTCCAGTCTTCTCTGGCTACGAGAACTCCTTCAAACAAAACTATCAGATGTGCGCATGCGCAGGATCAACCCATAAAATGCCGCGGTTTGCATTTTCAGACGGTTTAGCAAAtgagaggtggcgttgctgagATGTGGGCGGATCCCGGGATCAGCTGGGCGCGTCCAGACTCCAGTTCATATGGAAGGGGAGGTTCGGTTCATTTTAAAGCGAGATGGATCCATACGAGCATATACAACAGCGTTAAATGCAAAGTATTGTTGACAATGAGATGatgtaatgacaaaaaaaaacatcggTTAGGGCGAAAATGCCATTGATAGTGACAAAAAATGACCcgaaattcaatttttttagtATCCCATGAGTACTGAAAAAAACTGACATCATAAAcacaatataaacaaacaaatataaatgaGGTAATGAGTTGTAAATTAAACATAGCAGACACCGCAGTCAGTATTCAAATAGTTAAACgtctaaaatgtgcttaatgaATTCctctttttaaatttcatttgtttatgtTTCCTAACA
This genomic interval carries:
- the ing2 gene encoding inhibitor of growth protein 2; this translates as MLGHYPNVEKSQLVNYVEDYLECVESLPLDIQRNVSLLREIDTKYQEVLKEVDEIYDKYKKETDSGQRKRLQIQLQRALISSQELGDEKIHVVTQMMEVVENRSRQIEAHSPCFLEPGDTERPAEKVRHDPASTSANVMPERSSARRPRRQRNSESRDTCANGALEDLGEEPPQQPREKKSKSAKKKKRSKAKQEREASPVEFTIDPNEPTYCLCEQVSYGEMIGCDNEQCPIEWFHFSCVGLTYKPKGKWYCPKCRGDSEKTMEKSADRAKKDRRSR